Below is a genomic region from Streptomyces roseoviridis.
CCTATGGTCACACGTCCAGTGTGGGCGAGTGCACTGACAGTGATGTCAGGCCGAAGACTCGCCGGGGCTGTCGCCCGGTGACCTGTCCTTGGGGGCGGGTGGTGGGGCGGCGGCGAGTTCGAATTCGGCCCGGGGGTGTTCCAGGGAGCCCAGGGAGACGATCTCGCGTTTGAACAGGCCGGACAGGGTCCATTCGGCCAGGACGCGGGCCTTGCGGTTGAAGGTGGGGACCCGGCTGAGGTGGTAGGCGCGGTGCATGAACCAGGCCGGGTAGCCCTTGAGTTTGCGGCCGTAGACGTGGGCGACGCCCTTGTGGAGGCCGAGGGACGCCACGGAGCCCGCGTACGCGTGCGCGTACTCCTTGAGCGGCTGTCCGCGCAGGGAGGCGGCGATGTTCTCGGCGAGCACCTTGGTCTGGCGGACGGCGTGCTGGGCGTTGGGCGCGTACTCCTTGCCGGGTTCCCCGGCCGTGACGTCGGGGACGGCGGCGGCGTCGCCGGCGGCCCAGGCGTGTTCGACTCCGTCGACGGTGAGGTACGGGGTGCAGACGATCCGGCCGCGTTCGTTGCGGGGCAGGTCGGTGGCGGCGACGAGCGGCGCGGGTTTGACGCCGGCGGTCCACACGACGGTACGGGTGGGCAGCCGGCTGCCGTCGGAGAGGACGGCGACGCGGTTCTCGCAGGATTCGAGGCGGGTGCCCAGCCGGACGTCGATGTTGCGGGCGCGCAGCTCGCGGATGGCGTAGCGGCCCATCTCCTCGCCGACCTCGGGCAGGATCCGGTCGGTCGCCTCGACGAGGATCCAGCGCAGGTCCTCGGGCTTGATGTTGTGGTAGTAGCGGGCCGTGTAGCGGGCCATGTCCTCGAGTTCGGCGAGGGCCTCCACGCCCGCGTAGCCGCCGCCGACGAAGACGAAGGTGAGGGCGGCGTCGCGGATGGCCGGGTCGCGGGTGGAGGACGCGATGTCCATCTGCTCGATGACGTGGTTGCGCAGGCCGATGGCCTCTTCGACGGTCTTGAAGCCGATGCCGTGGTCGGCGAGGCCCGGGACCGGGAGGGCGCGGGAGACGGAGCCGGGGGCGATGACGAGTTCGTCGTAGCCGAGCCGGACGTGACCGGCTCCCTCCTCCTCGGTCGCGAGGGTGGAGAGGGTCGCCGTCCGCTTCGCGTGGTCGATGGAGTGGACCTCGCCGATGACGATGCGGCAGCGGTCGAGGACGCGGCGGAGGGGGACGACGACGTGCCGCGG
It encodes:
- a CDS encoding NAD(P)/FAD-dependent oxidoreductase gives rise to the protein MTEPVRILVVGGGYVGMYTALRLQRQLKTELRSRAAEITVVTPDPYMTYQPFLPEAAAGSISPRHVVVPLRRVLDRCRIVIGEVHSIDHAKRTATLSTLATEEEGAGHVRLGYDELVIAPGSVSRALPVPGLADHGIGFKTVEEAIGLRNHVIEQMDIASSTRDPAIRDAALTFVFVGGGYAGVEALAELEDMARYTARYYHNIKPEDLRWILVEATDRILPEVGEEMGRYAIRELRARNIDVRLGTRLESCENRVAVLSDGSRLPTRTVVWTAGVKPAPLVAATDLPRNERGRIVCTPYLTVDGVEHAWAAGDAAAVPDVTAGEPGKEYAPNAQHAVRQTKVLAENIAASLRGQPLKEYAHAYAGSVASLGLHKGVAHVYGRKLKGYPAWFMHRAYHLSRVPTFNRKARVLAEWTLSGLFKREIVSLGSLEHPRAEFELAAAPPPAPKDRSPGDSPGESSA